A single Lolium perenne isolate Kyuss_39 chromosome 6, Kyuss_2.0, whole genome shotgun sequence DNA region contains:
- the LOC127306010 gene encoding homeobox-leucine zipper protein ROC8, with protein sequence MEFGDDLMPGSDAHRRKKRYHRHTPRQIQQLEAMFKECPHPDENQRMHLSRELSLEPRQIKFWFQNRRTQMKAQHERADNCFLRAENDKIRCENIAMREALKNVICPTCGGPHSGADDYFDEHKLRMENAHLKEELDRVSSLTSKYLGRPITQMPSMHQPLSMSSLELSVGGLGSPVSALGPSLDLDPFSGGGGSSSFQLPAPVSEMERPMMAEMATRAMDELIRLAQAGEHLWAKAAGGREVLNVDTYDSVFAKPGSSAFRGPDVHVEGSRDSCLVLSSAVGLVDVFMDSSKWTEFFPTIVSTARTVDVLVNGMAGRSESLVLMYEELHVMTPVVPTRELCFLRYCRQIEQGLWAIADVSVDLQRDTRYGAPPPRSRRLPSGCLIADMSNGYSKVTWVEHVETEDKVPINMLYRDLVASGAAFGAHRWLAALQRACERHACLVAPPLGRDMAVAGVTAEGRRSMMRLSQRMVVSFCASLSASQLHRWTTLSGPGAGSDDAAGVRVMVHRSTDPGQPSGVVLSAATSIWLPVSCERVFAFVRDENTRSQWDVLSHGNPVQEVSRISNGSHPGNSISLLRGLNASQNSMLILQESCADATGSLVVYAPIDLPAANVVMSGEDPSAIPLLPSGFTIVPDGRGSAGSVVTVAFQILVSSLPSSRLNAESVATVNSLISTTVEQIKAALNCGSGH encoded by the exons ATGGAATTCGGCGACGACCTCATGCCGGGCTCCGACGCCCACCGCCGGAAGAAGCGCTACCACCGCCACACACCGCGCCAGATTCAGCAGCTCGAGGC GATGTTCAAGGAGTGCCCCCACCCGGACGAGAACCAGAGGATGCACCTCAGCCGGGAGCTGTCCCTGGAGCCCAGGCAGATCAAGTTCTGGTTCCAGAACCGCAGGACGCAGATGAAG GCGCAGCACGAGCGCGCCGACAACTGCTTCCTCCGCGCCGAGAACGACAAGATCCGCTGCGAGAACATCGCCATGCGCGAGGCACTCAAGAACGTCATCTGCCCCACATGCGGCGGACCGCACTCCGGCGCCGACGACTACTTCGACGAGCACAAGCTGCGCATGGAGAACGCGCACCTCAAGGAAGAG CTTGACCGGGTGTCCAGCCTGACGTCCAAGTACCTGGGGCGGCCCATCACGCAGATGCCGTCCATGCACCAGCCGCTGTCCATGTCCTCGCTCGAGCTCTCTGTCGGCGGGCTCGGCAGCCCGGTGTCGGCGCTCGGCCCGTCGCTAGACCTGGACCCgttcagcggcggcggcggctcgtcgTCGTTTCAGCTCCCGGCGCCCGTGTCCGAGATGGAGCGGCCGATGATGGCCGAGATGGCCACGCGGGCCATGGACGAGCTCATCAGGCTCGCGCAGGCCGGCGAGCACCTCTGGGCCAAGGCGGCCGGCGGACGGGAGGTGCTCAACGTCGACACCTACGACAGCGTCTTCGCCAAGCCCGGGAGCAGCGCGTTCCGCGGGCCCGACGTGCACGTCGAGGGCTCCCGCGACTCCTGCCTCGTCCTCTCCAGCGCCGTCGGCCTCGTCGACGTCTTCATGGACTCG AGCAAGTGGACGGAGTTCTTCCCTACCATCGTGTCCACGGCGCGCACGGTGGACGTCCTCGTGAACGGCATGGCTGGCCGGAGCGAGTCGCTGGTGCTG ATGTACGAGGAGCTGCACGTGATGACGCCGGTGGTGCCGACGCGCGAGCTCTGCTTCCTCCGCTACTGCCGGCAGATCGAGCAGGGCCTGTGGGCGATCGCCGACGTGTCCGTGGACCTGCAACGTGACACACGCTACGGAGCGCCCCCGCCCCGCTCCCGCCGTCTCCCTTCCGGCTGCCTCATCGCAGACATGTCGAACGGATACTCCAAGGTGACCTGGGTCGAACACGTGGAGACGGAGGACAAGGTGCCCATCAACATGCTCTACCGTGACCTTGTGGCTAGCGGGGCGGCATTCGGGGCGCACCGGTGGCTGGCCGCACTGCAGCGCGCCTGCGAGCGGCACGCGTGCCTCGTGGCGCCGCCGCTCGGCCGGGATATGGCCGTGGCAGGGGTGACGGCTGAGGGCAGGAGGAGCATGATGAGGCTGTCGCAGCGGATGGTGGTCAGCTTCTGCGCGAGCCTGAGCGCGTCGCAGCTGCACCGGTGGACGACGCTGTCGGGCCCGGGCGCCGGGTCGGACGACGCGGCGGGCGTGCGCGTCATGGTGCACCGCAGCACGGACCCCGGGCAGCCCAGCGGCGTGGTGCTCAGCGCCGCCACCTCCATCTGGCTCCCCGTCTCCTGCGAGCGTGTGTTCGCATTCGTGCGCGACGAGAACACGCGCTCCCAGTGGGACGTGCTGTCGCACGGCAACCCTGTGCAGGAGGTGTCGCGCATCTCCAACGGCTCCCACCCCGGCAACTCCATCTCCTTGCTCAGA GGCCTGAACGCGAGCCAGAACAGCATGCTGATCCTGCAGGAGAGCTGCGCGGACGCGACGGGTTCGCTGGTGGTGTACGCGCCGATCGACCTGCCGGCGGCGAACGTGGTGATGAGCGGCGAGGACCCGTCGGCGATCCCGCTGCTGCCTTCGGGGTTCACCATCGTGCCCGACGGGCGCGGGTCGGCGGGGTCGGTGGTGACGGTGGCGTTCCAGATCCTTGTGAGCAGCCTGCCGTCGTCGCGGCTGAACGCGGAGTCGGTGGCGACTGTGAACAGCCTGATCAGCACCACCGTGGAGCAGATCAAGGCGGCCTTGAATTGCGGCAGCGGCCATTGA